Proteins found in one Prochlorococcus marinus XMU1405 genomic segment:
- the crtL gene encoding lycopene beta cyclase, with the protein MEILDILILGSGPAALCLASELAKEDLNIKGISTKSPNEKWENTYGIWASELEELGLESLLSHRWCKTVSFFGDGENKKGDTPTKHNYDYGLINQEAFQNELLKKCKGIEWLNETAKDIKEKNKLSEVICFSGLKIKARLVIDASGHKSSFIKRPVQKEIAQQAAYGIVGKFTSPPVNKEQFVLMDFRPNHLNNEEKLSSPSFLYAMDLGNETFFVEETSLASYPALSQENLKKRLYKRLNSKGIEVSEIFHEENCLFPMNLPLPFKKQFVLGFGGSASMVHPASGYMVGSLLRRAPLLAQKLAIFLKEPHLSSLELASKGWEILWPYELTQRHKLYQYGLRRLMSFDESRLRSFFSNFFRLSTNEWVGFLTNTLPLPKLIYVMSKMFINSPLKVKLGMLKLN; encoded by the coding sequence ATGGAAATACTTGATATTTTAATTTTAGGTTCAGGTCCTGCAGCATTATGTTTAGCTTCAGAATTAGCCAAGGAGGATCTAAATATTAAGGGAATATCAACAAAATCTCCAAATGAAAAATGGGAGAATACATATGGTATCTGGGCATCTGAATTAGAAGAATTAGGGTTAGAGTCCTTGTTGTCACACCGATGGTGTAAAACAGTTAGTTTTTTTGGAGATGGGGAAAATAAAAAAGGGGATACTCCAACAAAACACAATTATGATTATGGTTTAATAAATCAAGAAGCCTTTCAAAATGAGCTTTTAAAAAAATGTAAAGGTATTGAATGGTTAAATGAAACAGCAAAAGACATTAAAGAAAAAAATAAACTATCTGAGGTAATTTGTTTTTCAGGTCTCAAAATAAAGGCGAGACTAGTTATTGACGCAAGTGGTCATAAAAGTAGTTTTATCAAAAGACCAGTTCAAAAGGAAATCGCTCAACAAGCCGCTTACGGAATTGTAGGTAAATTTACATCACCACCTGTCAATAAAGAACAATTTGTTCTAATGGATTTTCGTCCAAATCATTTAAACAATGAAGAAAAGTTATCATCTCCCTCCTTTCTTTATGCAATGGATCTTGGCAACGAGACTTTTTTTGTTGAAGAAACTTCATTAGCTAGTTATCCTGCATTATCCCAAGAAAATCTTAAAAAAAGACTTTATAAAAGACTTAATAGTAAGGGTATTGAGGTAAGTGAAATTTTTCATGAAGAGAATTGCCTTTTCCCTATGAATTTACCCCTTCCATTTAAAAAACAATTTGTACTTGGTTTCGGAGGGTCTGCAAGTATGGTTCATCCTGCATCAGGATACATGGTTGGATCTTTATTAAGAAGGGCTCCACTTCTTGCACAAAAATTAGCAATCTTTTTAAAAGAACCTCATTTAAGTTCACTAGAGTTAGCTTCAAAAGGTTGGGAAATCCTATGGCCTTACGAGTTAACACAAAGGCATAAACTTTACCAATATGGTCTAAGAAGATTGATGAGTTTTGACGAAAGTAGATTAAGAAGCTTTTTCTCAAATTTCTTTAGATTATCAACCAATGAATGGGTAGGTTTTCTTACTAATACACTTCCACTTCCAAAACTAATTTACGTGATGAGTAAGATGTTTATAAATTCACCTCTAAAAGTAAAACTAGGAATGCTCAAGTTAAATTAA
- a CDS encoding glycoside hydrolase family 57 protein: MNGQYSKNNVLGQLAIVLHAHLPYVRKNEKNSLEEDWLFQAILECYIPLLQSIESSKNENPLNTKLTISLSPTLLSLLNNKKIQETFPSWIETRKDFLKELPKEEKNASGFLLNNLNNKYLYWQNCSGNLIEKFRVLNKSGNLDILTCAATHGYLPILRENPETVKGQINTAIRNHENIFGTMPLGIWLPECAYYENLDEMLFNSGIRYAILDGHGILNATPRPRYGVYAPICSKKGVAFFGRDNESTLPVWSSKDGFPGDKVYREFHKDLGWELPVSKLQKKGISTKRPLGLKFHKITDDKVPLGEKEFYLENEAKKKVAEHADSYLLARSKQLEKLTLSSSFKPLLVAPFDAELFGHWWYEGPFFIENILKNSTKYSIKLTNLKEFLIQKPNLQICDPSPSSWGQGGYHNYWINDANAWIVPEITQAGSTFVELCSKNFNNDLSPRLFKQAARELLLSESSDWSFILRAGTTTELAKERIERHLFRFWKIVEMIKNHSNINLKFLEDIEEEDKVFPDINIDDWRK; this comes from the coding sequence ATGAATGGGCAATACTCTAAAAATAATGTTTTAGGACAGTTAGCGATAGTTTTACATGCTCATCTACCTTATGTCAGAAAAAATGAAAAAAACTCCCTAGAAGAGGATTGGTTATTTCAGGCGATTTTGGAATGTTACATACCACTACTTCAATCAATAGAATCCTCTAAAAATGAAAATCCTTTAAATACCAAACTTACTATTAGTTTGTCTCCGACATTATTATCACTTCTAAATAATAAAAAAATTCAAGAAACATTCCCAAGTTGGATTGAAACAAGAAAAGATTTCTTAAAAGAACTGCCAAAAGAAGAAAAAAATGCCTCTGGATTTTTATTGAATAACCTTAATAACAAATACTTATATTGGCAAAATTGTTCTGGAAATTTAATTGAAAAGTTTAGAGTTTTAAATAAATCTGGTAATTTGGATATTCTTACTTGTGCTGCCACACACGGATATTTGCCAATATTAAGGGAGAATCCAGAGACTGTTAAAGGACAAATCAATACTGCCATAAGGAATCATGAAAATATTTTTGGAACTATGCCTTTAGGTATTTGGTTACCTGAATGTGCATATTATGAGAATTTAGATGAAATGTTATTTAATTCCGGAATTAGATATGCAATCTTAGATGGTCACGGTATTCTAAACGCTACACCAAGGCCTAGGTATGGCGTGTACGCTCCAATATGCTCGAAAAAAGGAGTTGCCTTCTTTGGAAGAGATAATGAGTCAACTTTACCCGTATGGTCTTCAAAAGACGGTTTCCCGGGAGACAAAGTTTATCGGGAATTTCATAAAGATTTGGGATGGGAATTACCTGTCTCCAAACTCCAAAAGAAAGGTATCTCAACTAAAAGACCTTTGGGATTGAAGTTTCATAAGATTACAGATGATAAGGTGCCATTAGGGGAAAAGGAGTTTTACTTAGAAAATGAAGCCAAAAAGAAGGTTGCAGAACATGCTGATTCTTATCTTCTCGCGAGGTCCAAGCAATTAGAAAAATTAACATTATCCTCTTCCTTTAAGCCCTTATTGGTAGCTCCATTCGATGCAGAGTTATTTGGTCATTGGTGGTATGAAGGACCTTTTTTCATTGAAAATATTTTAAAAAACTCTACTAAATATTCAATTAAGCTTACAAATTTAAAAGAATTCTTAATTCAAAAGCCAAATCTTCAGATTTGCGATCCATCACCATCAAGCTGGGGACAAGGAGGTTACCATAACTATTGGATTAATGATGCAAATGCGTGGATTGTTCCGGAAATCACTCAAGCAGGGTCAACTTTTGTTGAGTTATGCTCGAAAAATTTTAATAATGACTTATCTCCAAGACTTTTCAAACAAGCAGCAAGAGAATTACTTCTCTCTGAGTCCTCTGATTGGAGTTTTATACTAAGAGCTGGAACTACAACTGAGCTTGCAAAAGAGAGGATAGAAAGACATTTGTTCAGGTTCTGGAAAATAGTTGAAATGATTAAAAATCATTCAAATATTAATTTAAAATTTCTTGAAGATATTGAGGAAGAAGATAAAGTTTTCCCAGATATCAATATTGATGATTGGCGAAAATAA
- a CDS encoding 2-isopropylmalate synthase: protein MSKDPGRILIFDTTLRDGEQSPGASLNLEEKLAIAHQLARLGVDVIEAGFPFASPGDFKAVNKIANAVGKENGPIICGLARASKGDIKACYEAVSPAPKRRIHTFIATSDIHLKHKLKKSRKDVLQIVPEMVNYAKSLVDDIEFSCEDASRSDPEFLYEVIQLAITAGATTINIPDTVGFTTPSEFGKLITDINKNVPNIDEAVISVHGHNDLGLAVANFLEAVKNGARQLECTINGIGERAGNASLEELVMALHVRKSFFNSFFKRNPNSPTPLTAIRTEEITKTSRLVSNLTGMTVQPNKAIVGANAFAHESGIHQDGVLKNRLTYEIIDAQTVGLSDNKISLGKLSGRSAVRARLEEMGYDLSREDLNDAFARFKDLADRKREITDRDLEAIVSEQVQLPEAKFQLSLVQVSCGNASKPTATISLLNTEDNTEDTAVSIGTGPVDAVCEALNKLAKVPNELIEFSVKSVTEGIDALGEVTIRIRRDNKIYSGHSADTDVVVAAANAYVNALNRLVFSEKKNSIHPQYDNLENSNNTFLSKHSD from the coding sequence ATGTCAAAAGATCCTGGAAGAATTTTGATCTTTGATACAACTCTCCGAGATGGAGAGCAATCTCCTGGTGCCAGTTTAAATCTCGAAGAAAAACTTGCTATCGCCCATCAATTAGCAAGACTAGGAGTAGATGTAATTGAAGCTGGATTCCCTTTCGCAAGTCCAGGAGATTTTAAAGCTGTTAATAAAATTGCTAATGCCGTAGGGAAAGAAAATGGACCTATAATTTGCGGTTTAGCTAGAGCATCTAAAGGAGATATAAAAGCATGTTACGAAGCAGTAAGTCCAGCTCCGAAAAGAAGGATACATACTTTTATTGCGACTAGTGATATTCACCTTAAACATAAACTTAAAAAATCCAGAAAAGATGTTCTTCAAATAGTTCCAGAAATGGTTAATTATGCAAAATCCTTAGTAGATGATATTGAGTTTTCTTGTGAAGATGCCTCAAGAAGTGATCCTGAATTTTTATACGAAGTGATTCAACTAGCAATTACTGCAGGAGCGACAACAATAAACATCCCTGATACTGTTGGATTTACAACTCCTAGTGAATTTGGCAAACTAATTACCGATATAAATAAAAATGTTCCAAATATTGATGAGGCAGTAATTTCGGTTCATGGGCATAATGATTTAGGTTTAGCAGTAGCTAATTTTCTTGAAGCAGTAAAAAATGGAGCAAGACAACTAGAATGTACTATTAACGGAATTGGTGAAAGAGCCGGAAATGCCTCTCTAGAAGAATTAGTAATGGCACTTCATGTTCGGAAAAGTTTTTTTAATAGTTTTTTCAAAAGAAATCCTAATTCACCAACGCCTCTTACTGCCATAAGAACCGAAGAAATAACAAAAACCTCTAGGCTTGTTTCCAACCTAACTGGAATGACTGTACAACCAAATAAAGCAATTGTGGGAGCTAATGCTTTTGCACATGAGTCAGGCATTCATCAAGATGGGGTTTTAAAAAATAGACTAACTTACGAAATTATCGATGCACAAACTGTTGGTTTGAGTGATAACAAAATATCTTTGGGGAAACTTAGTGGAAGAAGTGCAGTAAGAGCAAGATTAGAAGAGATGGGATATGACTTGAGCCGAGAAGATTTAAATGATGCTTTTGCTCGTTTTAAGGATTTAGCTGACAGGAAAAGAGAAATTACTGATAGAGACTTAGAGGCAATTGTAAGTGAACAAGTTCAGCTCCCAGAAGCTAAATTTCAATTAAGTCTTGTTCAAGTAAGTTGCGGTAACGCATCTAAACCTACTGCCACCATTTCGCTTCTAAACACAGAAGATAATACTGAGGATACTGCTGTATCAATAGGTACTGGACCCGTTGATGCCGTATGCGAGGCTTTAAATAAATTAGCTAAAGTTCCTAATGAATTAATTGAATTTTCTGTTAAGTCGGTAACAGAGGGAATTGACGCTTTGGGCGAAGTAACAATAAGAATAAGGAGGGATAATAAAATATATTCTGGTCATTCTGCGGATACAGATGTTGTAGTTGCGGCAGCGAATGCTTACGTTAATGCTTTAAATAGGCTAGTGTTTTCTGAGAAAAAAAATTCAATTCACCCACAATATGATAATTTAGAAAATTCGAATAACACATTTCTATCCAAACACTCAGATTAA
- a CDS encoding HDIG domain-containing metalloprotein, with product MQNITTNLKKLIYLWSRSQVPVKQPTKISRIDNLIIFLICILTSIISSYKLLLISPLNIVDIFSWLLTFTEILISSGILILVSKKENPTISSRQIFLIVTLLLAVQATKLALASTISPLSMIIPPALIISQGMGSITALTWVSIASFSWPDPTVAINNNLFFILLVSSSVVSLLGGRIRSRAQLLQLSIFVPIGSFLSQWILIGKDKTSLINNQDFVLANGDIFSDSLLLAIVMLFTILFIPIFESIFGLLTKARLLELADKEKPLIRRLSLEAPGTFEHTLLICGLAEEATRMIGGDIDLIKTGALYHDVGKLHAPNWFIENQDGLKNPHDELDDPIKSAEVLQAHVDEGLRFARKNRLPKLIANFIPEHQGTLKMGYFFQKAKEKDLDINEYYFRYKGPIPQSKETAVLMLADGCEAALRAMNINASDEEALETISNIIYSRQKDGQLDDSNLSKGEIFLIKRAFLNVWKRIRHRRIQYPTSKNNTFS from the coding sequence GTGCAAAACATCACAACTAACTTAAAGAAATTGATTTATCTGTGGAGTCGAAGTCAAGTTCCAGTTAAACAACCAACTAAAATTTCAAGAATAGATAATCTCATAATTTTTTTAATATGTATTTTAACTTCAATAATTTCTTCTTATAAACTACTTCTTATCTCGCCTTTAAATATCGTAGATATTTTTTCTTGGCTTTTGACCTTTACTGAAATACTTATTAGTTCAGGAATTTTGATATTAGTTTCAAAAAAAGAGAATCCCACAATTTCTTCAAGACAGATCTTCTTGATCGTTACTCTTCTTTTAGCAGTACAAGCTACGAAATTAGCCCTGGCTTCAACCATAAGTCCATTATCTATGATAATTCCACCGGCATTAATAATATCTCAAGGAATGGGAAGTATAACAGCTTTAACTTGGGTATCAATAGCAAGTTTTAGTTGGCCAGACCCAACAGTTGCTATAAATAATAATTTATTTTTTATTTTATTAGTTAGCTCTTCAGTAGTATCTCTACTTGGAGGAAGAATAAGAAGTAGAGCTCAGTTACTTCAACTATCTATTTTTGTTCCCATAGGATCGTTCTTGAGCCAATGGATATTGATAGGTAAAGATAAAACATCTCTTATTAATAACCAAGATTTTGTTTTAGCTAATGGGGATATATTTTCTGATTCCTTGCTATTGGCAATCGTAATGCTTTTTACTATTTTATTTATTCCTATTTTTGAATCGATATTCGGATTATTAACTAAAGCAAGATTACTCGAATTGGCTGATAAAGAGAAACCTCTTATTAGAAGATTGTCTCTTGAAGCTCCTGGTACTTTTGAACATACCTTACTTATATGTGGTCTAGCAGAGGAAGCTACAAGAATGATTGGTGGTGATATTGATCTAATTAAAACTGGAGCTCTATATCATGATGTTGGGAAATTACATGCACCTAATTGGTTTATCGAAAATCAGGATGGTTTAAAAAATCCGCATGACGAATTAGATGATCCGATTAAAAGTGCAGAAGTCTTACAGGCACACGTTGATGAGGGATTGAGATTTGCAAGAAAAAATAGATTACCTAAACTGATAGCTAATTTTATCCCCGAACATCAAGGTACTCTAAAGATGGGATATTTTTTTCAAAAAGCTAAAGAAAAAGATCTCGACATAAATGAATATTATTTTAGATATAAAGGCCCTATTCCTCAGTCAAAAGAAACAGCTGTTTTAATGCTTGCAGATGGATGTGAAGCAGCACTAAGAGCTATGAATATTAACGCATCTGATGAAGAAGCTTTGGAAACAATATCTAATATTATCTACTCGCGTCAAAAAGATGGTCAATTAGATGATAGTAATTTATCGAAAGGAGAAATTTTTCTAATAAAAAGGGCATTTTTGAATGTGTGGAAAAGAATTAGACATAGAAGAATTCAGTATCCAACCAGTAAGAATAATACTTTTTCTTAA
- the folD gene encoding bifunctional methylenetetrahydrofolate dehydrogenase/methenyltetrahydrofolate cyclohydrolase FolD, with translation MSLKLDGKKLSLEIEKRLNEYISSNKKFAKRVPGLAVIRIGEDPASGVYVNNKEKACSRIGIKSFIFHLKDCVDQKEVEQLIIKLNSEEEIDGMLLQLPIPKKFDEQKLISYIKPSKDVDGLNEINIGKLVKNEPAMRSCTPAGIINLLRSQNITIEGKKIVVIGRSLLVGKPLSLMLLNLNGTVTMTHSKTLNLNKVCREADILIVAAGKPNLVDSSFVKEGAVIIDVGIHRLKSNDKNQTRLCGDVLLEDVISKVFAYTPVPGGVGPMTVTMLLVNTIFSWQKQFGLSSTLSDLLP, from the coding sequence ATGTCATTAAAATTAGACGGTAAAAAATTATCTCTTGAAATTGAAAAAAGATTAAATGAGTATATCTCTAGTAATAAAAAATTCGCAAAAAGAGTTCCAGGTTTAGCTGTAATAAGGATAGGTGAAGACCCTGCGAGTGGAGTTTACGTTAATAACAAGGAAAAAGCATGTTCAAGGATTGGAATAAAGAGTTTTATCTTTCATTTAAAAGATTGTGTAGATCAAAAAGAAGTTGAACAATTAATAATCAAACTTAATTCTGAAGAAGAAATTGATGGAATGTTGCTACAACTTCCTATACCAAAGAAGTTTGATGAGCAAAAACTGATCAGCTATATTAAACCAAGCAAAGATGTAGATGGATTAAATGAGATAAACATCGGCAAATTAGTGAAAAATGAGCCTGCGATGAGATCATGCACACCAGCAGGAATTATTAATTTATTAAGATCCCAAAATATTACAATTGAAGGAAAAAAAATTGTTGTTATTGGAAGGAGTTTGCTTGTTGGCAAACCGCTATCGCTTATGTTGTTGAATCTTAATGGCACAGTAACGATGACTCATTCAAAAACATTAAATTTGAATAAAGTCTGTAGAGAAGCTGACATTCTAATTGTGGCTGCAGGAAAACCTAATCTTGTAGATTCGAGTTTTGTGAAAGAAGGAGCAGTAATTATTGATGTTGGAATACATAGATTAAAAAGTAACGATAAAAATCAAACCAGATTATGTGGCGATGTATTATTAGAAGATGTCATTTCTAAAGTATTTGCTTACACACCTGTACCAGGTGGTGTTGGACCAATGACCGTAACAATGTTACTTGTAAATACTATTTTTAGCTGGCAAAAACAATTTGGTTTATCATCAACTCTTAGTGACCTTTTGCCATAA
- the crtE gene encoding geranylgeranyl diphosphate synthase CrtE: MTEVINSISDFEKYLKKTKKIVEEALDFSLGPENPEILRESMRYSLLAGGKRIRPILCLASCSLAGGKPSLAVPTAVAIEMIHTMSLIHDDLPAMDNDDLRRGRPTNHKVYGDAIAILAGDALLTRAFEMVSLRSPGVDPNRLLNVVGELSLVAGAPGLVGGQVVDLECEGKEVDLETLEYIHLHKTGALLKACVRTGAMIAGANEKLLQALTTYAEGIGLAFQIIDDILDLTSSSEKLGKTAGKDLLADKTTYPKLLGMEESKKRAFDLVEKAKKAIEPWGEDAKYLISLADFITNRDR, translated from the coding sequence ATGACTGAAGTTATAAATAGTATTTCTGATTTTGAAAAATATCTTAAAAAAACAAAAAAGATTGTAGAAGAAGCACTTGATTTCTCCTTGGGTCCTGAGAATCCAGAAATATTAAGAGAATCAATGAGATATTCCCTGTTAGCTGGAGGGAAGAGAATTCGTCCAATTTTATGTTTAGCATCTTGCTCACTGGCGGGAGGAAAACCCTCTCTAGCTGTTCCCACTGCAGTAGCGATAGAAATGATCCATACAATGTCCTTGATTCATGATGATCTGCCCGCTATGGATAATGATGACTTGAGGAGAGGTAGGCCGACAAATCATAAAGTATATGGTGATGCAATAGCTATTCTTGCAGGCGATGCTTTATTAACCAGAGCTTTTGAAATGGTCTCTTTAAGAAGCCCTGGAGTCGATCCAAATAGATTATTAAATGTAGTTGGCGAATTATCCCTAGTTGCTGGTGCACCAGGCCTAGTCGGGGGGCAAGTTGTTGATTTGGAATGCGAAGGCAAAGAAGTCGACCTTGAAACTCTCGAATATATTCATCTTCACAAGACTGGGGCTTTATTGAAGGCCTGCGTTAGAACAGGTGCGATGATCGCAGGAGCTAACGAAAAACTATTACAAGCTCTGACTACATATGCAGAGGGAATTGGTTTAGCCTTCCAAATAATAGATGATATTCTTGATTTAACTTCCAGCAGTGAAAAGCTTGGTAAAACTGCCGGCAAAGATCTTTTAGCTGACAAAACTACTTACCCTAAATTACTTGGAATGGAGGAGTCAAAGAAAAGAGCATTTGATTTAGTTGAAAAAGCAAAAAAAGCAATAGAACCTTGGGGTGAAGATGCAAAGTATTTAATATCTTTAGCCGACTTTATTACAAATAGAGACAGATAA
- a CDS encoding divergent PAP2 family protein, with product MSEFFSLFNNSVLFWSLLSCLLAQFFKIVFNFFSTGEIRFGIMFETGGMPSSHSALITGAASGIGYELGFDSSIFALSVAVALIVMYDASGVRKSAGIQAAEINKLSKKLDPQSELMLKETLGHTKIEVMVGSFLGPLITLSGMFFLGSPLKIFDLIIN from the coding sequence ATGTCTGAGTTTTTTTCCCTTTTTAATAATTCAGTTCTTTTCTGGAGCCTATTATCCTGTTTGCTAGCGCAATTTTTTAAAATTGTATTCAATTTCTTTTCAACTGGAGAAATAAGATTTGGAATTATGTTCGAGACGGGTGGTATGCCCTCAAGTCATTCTGCCTTAATAACTGGCGCTGCATCTGGTATAGGTTATGAATTAGGATTTGATAGCTCAATATTCGCATTATCAGTTGCTGTAGCGCTAATAGTTATGTATGACGCAAGTGGTGTTCGAAAATCAGCTGGGATTCAAGCTGCAGAAATTAATAAACTATCAAAAAAACTAGACCCGCAATCTGAATTAATGTTAAAAGAAACCTTGGGTCATACGAAAATTGAGGTCATGGTGGGAAGTTTTTTAGGACCATTAATCACTTTGTCTGGAATGTTTTTTTTAGGTTCTCCTCTCAAAATTTTTGATTTGATAATTAATTAA
- a CDS encoding cobyrinate a,c-diamide synthase, protein MPCVISSPSTDSGKTTLSLLLSCWAYSKGIKMQTFKVGPDYLDQQQLSSIGQPICRNLDIFLSGEEWVQESFFKHSLKYEFSLIEGAMGLFDGLGSTTYSSTANISKLLKAPIIFIVNARGQVASLLATIRGFRDFDSELSIAGIIFNNVNSDRHKKLIKEVFKNEDIEILGFLPSDSKITLNKSNLGLISPMDNGKEIDVSYFANFAETNLDVFSLIKFLKSPQKKMFNSFNFKDFKIDKSKPIAIAEDKIFHFQYPETKEFLSEIGIPLISWSIYDDEEIPNEASSLIIPGGFPEKYADHISNSTKSLNSLRKFRKKGFIYAECGGMMILGDFIKDENGNNHKMSGVLPFISKKSKLSVGYRYIEGLKDTPIIKQNQLIRGHEFHYWEIENNLSELDSGKAEHQKNLSSPWKIKSWETEYKNEGFFDEKLHASWIHLHLPSSPEVAKNFIEATQITFSKNS, encoded by the coding sequence ATGCCTTGTGTAATATCTTCTCCTTCAACTGATAGCGGGAAAACTACATTATCTCTTTTGCTATCTTGTTGGGCCTACTCAAAAGGTATAAAAATGCAAACTTTCAAGGTTGGCCCAGATTATCTTGATCAACAACAACTCAGCTCGATTGGCCAACCTATTTGCAGGAATTTAGATATTTTTTTAAGTGGTGAGGAATGGGTTCAAGAAAGTTTTTTTAAACATTCTTTGAAATATGAATTCTCTTTAATTGAAGGAGCAATGGGTCTGTTTGATGGACTAGGGTCAACAACCTATTCCAGCACAGCAAATATCTCTAAACTTCTCAAAGCTCCAATAATTTTCATTGTTAATGCTAGAGGTCAAGTAGCCTCTCTTTTGGCGACTATTCGAGGTTTTAGAGATTTCGATAGTGAGTTGTCAATAGCAGGAATTATATTTAACAACGTTAATTCAGATAGACATAAAAAATTAATCAAAGAAGTTTTTAAAAATGAAGATATCGAAATTCTTGGTTTTTTACCATCTGATTCAAAAATAACTTTAAACAAATCTAATTTAGGTTTGATATCTCCAATGGATAATGGAAAAGAAATTGATGTTTCATATTTTGCAAATTTCGCCGAAACAAATCTTGATGTATTTTCTCTTATTAAATTTCTGAAATCTCCTCAAAAGAAAATGTTTAATTCTTTCAATTTTAAAGATTTTAAAATAGACAAAAGTAAGCCTATCGCAATTGCAGAAGATAAAATCTTTCATTTTCAATACCCTGAAACTAAGGAGTTTTTGAGTGAAATAGGTATACCGTTGATTTCATGGAGTATTTATGATGATGAAGAAATACCTAATGAGGCTTCTTCTTTAATTATTCCTGGGGGGTTCCCTGAAAAATATGCTGATCATATAAGTAACTCTACAAAAAGCTTAAATTCGTTAAGGAAATTCCGCAAAAAAGGATTTATATATGCTGAGTGTGGAGGGATGATGATTTTAGGTGACTTCATAAAAGATGAAAATGGTAATAATCATAAAATGAGTGGTGTCCTGCCTTTTATATCAAAAAAAAGTAAACTTTCAGTAGGTTATAGATACATTGAGGGTTTAAAAGATACTCCAATCATCAAACAAAATCAATTAATTAGAGGACATGAATTTCATTATTGGGAAATTGAAAATAATTTATCTGAACTTGATTCTGGAAAAGCTGAGCATCAGAAGAATCTTTCTTCCCCATGGAAAATTAAATCTTGGGAAACCGAATACAAAAATGAAGGCTTTTTTGATGAAAAATTACATGCAAGTTGGATTCACTTACATTTGCCAAGTTCTCCAGAAGTTGCAAAAAACTTTATAGAGGCCACCCAAATTACTTTTTCAAAGAATTCTTAA